ACAAAAACTCTTTGGGTTTGGATGAGCAAATACAACTAAATGATTCATAATTAATTCCTCCTTAATTTTTGATATACTCTATTTTCCCTTGAAAAAATAAATATATTCTATTCCATTTGGATTCTTAAAAACGTCCCATAAAAATCATCATTATTAACTGTATTAAGACATCTGGAAAATATTAATTATTCTTTATAGCTTGACTTAACGCATCATTTACTGCCATCATAATTCCTTTACTTGTCATTGTAGCTCCTGAAACTACATCTACACTTATAGTTTGTGTTTCTACAATTTTATTAGGAATAGTATTTAATGCTTCTTTTCCTTTTGTTTCATTATTAGATACTATTTCTACATTTGTAATTTTGTCATCTTTTACTGTAACTGCAACCTTTAAATCTGGGCTTTTACCTTGTCCAATTCCATTATAAGTTCCATCCTTATATTTCCCTTGATTATCAGCTGTTGATGAAGCATTGATTTCTGCTTGGCTTAATGCCTTATTTACTGCTTCCATGATTCCCTTACTTGTCATTGTAGCTCCTGAAACCACATCAACATCTGTAGATTGTATATCTACAATTTTGCTCGGGATAGTGCTTAAAGCTTCTTTTCCTTTTGTTTCATTGTTAGATACTATTTCTACATTCGTGATTTTGTCATCTTTTATAGTAACTGCAACTTTTAAATCTGGATTCTTACCTTTTCCTACTCCTGTATATATTCCATCTTTATACTTCTTTTGCTCAGATTTATTAACATTAGAGCTACTTGCAGCAGTATTATTTGATGAATGATTAGCCATTCCATCATTCATAACTCCACCTAAAGCATTTACACCAGTAAAAGCAGCAATTGCTATTGCACCAGGAAGTAAAGGACTTACATCTTCACCTAAAATATTTACCTTAGTATTTTTTCTTGGACAAACCTCTATACACTTAAAGCAATTTATACATTCACCACTGCTTACCTTATCCGTTTGATAAAGCTTTATTCCCATTGAACAATTATTTGTACATATTCTGCAAGGTCCACACTTATCTCTAAGTTTATTTATCTTTAAAATTCTAGCCTTAGATAAGATTGTAAAAACAGCTCCAAGTGGACAAAGATATCTACAGAAAAATCTTTCTATAAAAACAGCCCCAATTGCTATTAGTGCAAGTAATATAAATCCACCTGTATATTCTGCTATAGCACCAGAAGCATTATCAACCATAGCAAAAGCATCCCACGGACTGTAGCTGTCAAATGATGTACTTCCACTTGTCCAAATAACTACTATTATAAATAGTAAAATAACATATTTTAAATACTTTAATACTGAATCTAATTTTTCATCTACTTTAAATTTTGTTTTAAATACTTCTTTTGAAATTATATAAATAAAATCATTAATAGCCCCAAAGGTACAAAGCCATCCACAGAAGAATCGCCCAAGTATTATGGTTATAATAAAAATTGTAACCATTGCTAATAATTGAGGCCATACTAATACTACATCAAAATTTCCTTTAAGGATCATTGAGTATAGCTTTTTTAATTGATTAAAAATTAATGTAAATAATTCCGGCATTAAAATTAAAAATGCAATTTGCGAAATTAATCTTAATCCTTGTAGTTTTGATATTGTTTTTTGCATCGTCTCTCTCCCATTCTACTATTGATGTTAATAAATTTTGCTTTTCTCCTACAGATTATCTTTGTAAATAAATTCTGTATTGGTTATATTAAAACTATTTTTTATCCCTGAGGTTACATATATTTCTTTATTTTTAGTAATAAAAATAGCATCAATTCCCTTCAAGGATTCTATTAGTTTAATACTCTTTTCGAGTCCCATAATATATACTCCTGTAGATAATCCATCCCCATCAATGGAGTGATCTGAAATTATTGTTGAGCTTATGACCTCACTTTCAGATGGATATCCTGTTTTAGGATCAATTATGTGGTGATATATTTTTCCTTCCCTAGTAAAATATCTTTCATAATTTCCTGAAGTAACTATAGATTTATTTTCTACACCAATGATCCCAATATGTTCTCCACGAGTATCAAAAGGATTTTGAATACCAACATTCCATAAGTTTTTATCAGGCTTTGTACCTAAGGCATAAATATTTCCTCCAAGATCAATTAAAGCGCTTTTAATCTTATACCCTTCAAAAACTTTCTTTACTTCATCTGCAGCATATCCTTTAGCTATTCCGCCAACATCAATTGCTTGATTTACATGTTTTAAGCTTATTGAATGGTTCTTTTCATCAAGAACTATATCTTCGTAATTAACGAGTTTAAGATTACTCTCAATTTCACTTTTACTTGGTATTCTAGGATTATCACTTCCTATTCGCCATAGGCTTACTATAGACCTTATAGTTGGGTCAAAAGTTCCTTCTGATAATATGCTGTATTCTACTGCTTTTTTTACTACAAAGTAAGTATCCGTGCTTACCTCTTGACTTGATATTCCAGCATTTTTATTTATCATGGAAACCTCACTAAATTCTTTAAATACAGACATTTTATTTTCTATAATATTAAGCCTGTCTATAGCTTCTTGAATTGCTTCTTCTCCATTTTTTCCATCCACTCTTAATCTTATTATTGTGCCAAGTGCATAAAATTCTCTCACAGCAGTTTCTTCACTTTTTTTCTTATCTGTATTAACTACATAAGTTGCAATAACTATTATAAGAACTACAATAATAATCACTAAGAATATATTTTGCTGAATTAATCTAATCAATTTTTAATAACCTCCAGAATATAAGATTTTAATTTTTTAGAACTACCTGAAACTTTGTGTTTCCTCCCATCTATATTTACAACTTCTGAACGTATTCTAACATTTATTTGTGTGAATTTTATGGGGATAAAAAAATTCATAATAAAATATTAACAAAATACCTAGATAAGTATTATTTGATTACAATTCATTATCATAAACAAAAAACCACCACATAGAGATGCATTTACATCTCTATGTAAGTGGTATTATAGTTGGTATAGTATCTATTATTTCTAATTTATTATATTTGTTATATTTGTTTTGATTTTAATTATGTTAAAATTATTTCTTTTAACATTCTTTAGTTTCACCATTTATATTATTACTATGTATGCTCTTTAAACTATTATCTTGCTAGTAGTTGTTTTACTAATTCTTTATTGCTTTCTACACAATTTCCACAACCAGTACCAACTTTTGTAATTGCTTGTACTTCTTCGAATGATTTTGCACCATTTTTAATTGCATTATTTATATCTTGTACTGTAACTTTTAAACATCCACACACTACTTGATTTTCATCAATTTTCTTATCTAATAATAATCTATTAACTAAATTTTTGTTACCATTTACACACTTACCACAGCCAGTACCTACTTTTGTGATAATTTGAACTTCTTCAAATGATTTTGCACCATTTTTAACTGCATTTTTTAAATCTTGTTCTGTTAATTTAAAACATCCACAAATAATTTTATTGTCCACAGGTTTAACTTCTTCCTTAACTCCAAATAATTTTGATAATATTGATTTAATCATCTTTTTTCTCTCCTCATTAGTTTTTATTTATATAAAAGGTGTTTAATAATATAGTCACCTTTATACTCATTCTTTAAAAAGTAATCCATTTTATATATGATTTTTCAATCTCAAATCATCTTTAATAGACTAAAATTCAATCATTACTAATTAGTTAATTACTAATTAGTAGTATTTACCCAAAAATAAAGGTGTAAGTCTATACACCTGATAATTTCTTTAGAATATTTATTAAAATCTTTTTTTCTTCAACTTCTAATACGCTAAAAATTTCACCTAAATTATCTACATGCTTAGGGAAAATTTCACTCATAAGCTTTATTCCTTTTTCAGAAATGCTTATTAAGCTCGCACGTCTATCCTTAGGATCAGGACGTCGCTCAATCAAATCATCTTTAGCCAAGTTATCTATAACAACAGTCATATTACCGCCAGTTGATAGGGTTTTCTCTAATATTTCACTGACTCTTAAATCACCTTTATGATATAGCACTTCAAGTACTCCAAATTGTGAAAAAGTTAGCCCTCCTTCTTTAATAATTTTGTATTCTCTTTTGTTTACGCTTTGAATACATCGACTTAATGCTATTATTGACTTTAAATTTAAATCATTTAATTCTCCATAAGTAATTTTATTCTTATCCATGGGTACAATAATATTACTAATTAGTAATATTGTCAAGGGCATCACATTAAAATAATTTCAAAAATATTAACAAACGCATAAAAACCGCATTGTTTTTACCCAAAAGCTATACATATATTTCTATTAGCTCCTGCAATTAACCTCCAAGCTAAAATATTTTTATAGTTTACAATAAAAATCAGGTTACCAATAATTTCCACCAGCAACCTGATTGAAATTTACTTTAAGTTTTGCATTTAAATTTATTTAATCTTATTACATATTAGTCATTTGCTACATTCATCAGCACATTTATGACATTCTGCAGCACATTGTTTGCAATGGTCATAGTTTAATTATTCTTGATTATTATTTTCAGGTAGACAATTATTATACTATTCCTCTATTTTATTTTGACTATCATTCACTTCTTTATTTTCACTACAGCAATTTCCATGCTTACTATCCTTAAGCATCATTCCCATCATAAGCACCATCATTATAGGACATATGAACGGAGCTATTCCTCCAATTGCTACTCTATATCCTGTTCCTACATTTATAAAAGAAAGTGCTCCAACAATTATAAAAGGTAATCCGCAGCAAAGTACCATCATTAGCATATGCTTCATTGGATTGTGTTTTTTATTGTCTCCATTTTTATTATTTCTATGACAATTCATAATAAATTCCTCCTCATATTTTCATTATAGTGAATGTTCAAGCTTACCAACTTTCCCACTTAAAATTGATCTATTTACAATATCTTTAATCTCATCTTTTGATATATTTTCATCTTTATAAGTTATTTTTATTTTTTTTGATTCTAAATCTACATGGATTTCTTCTAATCCTTCAACTGAACTTAGAGTTTTCACTACAGTCATTAAGCATCTGTGACAAAGCATATTTTTCTGTTTAAAGTTTAAATTATAACTTTTCAAAATTACTCCCTCCTTATGAATAAATTTTAAATAAAAAATATGAAGATTTGATGAAGATAATCTCAGAATAAAAAATAATTTTTAAGTTATAATATTGAAAATACAATTTTATATTTATTAGTCTAACTTTCTTCATATTTCCTTCATAACTAAATTGTATAATAAATTAGTATTAAATAATAATTATTATCACTTTAAAATATCGGAGGTATATATATGATTAATAGAAAGTTAAAATTGATTTATACATTTGCTGCTCTTGTAGCGGTTAGCTTAGCTGCATATATGCTCGCTGTAAAAAACACTAAAAACAATTCAAATATGAGCGGTTCTATGATGGGAATTAATACACATGCAGTAGATCCTATGCAATCAAATAATAATTCAAATAAACAAAACGTCGAAAATAATCTTCCTATTCCTAAGCTTTTAGAGAATGAAAGTCCCAATTCTAAAGTAGAAGATTTTACTTTAAATGTTGATCAAGGAACTACTGCTTTTATGGATGAAAAAGCTTCGGAAACTTATGGTTATAATGGTAATTTTCTTGGACCTGTAATTCGAGTAAACAAGGACGATAATGTGAATATTCACTTAAACAATAATTTGAAAGAAGAGACAACAATTCATTGGCATGGATTAAATATTGATGGAAATGTTGATGGCGGACCTCATCAACCTATAGCCTCTGGAAGTAAAGCAGATATAAATTTTAAGGTTAACCAACCCGCTTCAACCTTATGGTTTCATCCACACACAAATGGCAAAACCAGTGAGCAAGTATATAAGGGGTTAGCAGGCTTACTTTATGTAGAAGATGAAGTTTCAAAAAGTTTAAATATTCCCAAAGATTATGGAGTAAATGATATTCCTTTAATTGTTCAAGATCGTTATTTTGATAACAGTGGTACTCTTTCTTATAATAATTCACAAATGATGGATGGTGCTTTAGGAAATACAATATTAGTTAACGGAGCAATTAATCCATACTTAGATGTTAAAAAAGTGAAGATGAGATTTAGGCTTGTTAATGGCTCTAATGCACGAATATATTCATTTGAACTAAGTACTGGTGATGAGTTTGAACAAATCTCATCAGATGGAGGTTTTTTAGAAAAGCCTGTGAAGATGAATAAATTAGAATTAGGACCTGGTGAAAGAGCTGAAATAATAATAGATTTTTCAAAATATGATACAGGAACAACTTTATTTCTAACAGGTGGGGATTTTAACGTATTAAAGTTTAATGTAAAAGATGATGGAATAGACACTACAGAAATACCTAATTACTTAACTCAGATAACGCAACTATCACAATCTTCTGCGAAAACAGTAAGAAGATTTAATCTTCAGGGTATGGGAAATATGGTCTCTATTAATGGAAAGCAGATGGATATGAATCGAATAGATTTAAAAGTTAAACTTAATGATACTGAAATATGGGAAATTACAAATCCAAAAGATATGATGGGAGGAATGAGTCACCCATTCCATGTCCATGGAGTTCAGTTCCAAGTATTATCAAGAAACGGCATAGAACCACTTGAAAGTGAAAGAGGCTGGAAGGATACTGTATTAGTTAATCCTGATGAAGATGTAAAAATACTTATAAAATTTACTCAAAAGGGTTTATTTATGTATCACTGCCACATTTTAGAGCATGAAGATGCTGGAATGATGGGACAATTTGAAGTAGAATAATAGAAAGTTGCGGTTTTAGTGTTAATCAATTCTAAAACCGCAACTTTTTTCTAAATAAGTTATTTGTCAATGACCCAAAACATAAAGATTTCAGAAGGAAATCAACATTAATTTATCATTGAGCATTGAACATTTTTAATTGCAACATATATAGATGCTTTATCCATTAATAAGTTTCTTACGGACTTCTTCTAAATTAACTGTTTTTAATGAATCAGTAACTTCTATTGCTATGGCTGCTACATTATCTTTAATAATAAGATATGTTCCACTTTTGTCTATCTTAAATCCAACATTAGTAATGCCTTTTTTCCCAGAAAAAGAACTTATTTGATCACCAGTATCAGCATTTACTATTGTAAAATTCCCATCAGCCTTATCAAATGAATTAAGATCAATTACTAGGTTAGTTTGTATTCCTTTCTCTAATACTACAACAAGAGGTTCAAACTCATAGCCAGTTCCCTTTATATTTAGACTTTGTATATTTCCTGAAATATTTGCCTTTTTAACTAATCTATCAGTTGGAACTTTACTTAAATCATTACCATATATGCTTTGGGATTGTTGTACAGCAGTTGCTGCTCCAGTTCCACCTGTACAACAGCTCATTCCACTACTTGGAGTTGGAATTGACGAATCCGCTTTTGATGTATCTACAGAATCAAGATTGTCAGTTACTTTAATTACACCTCGTATCATTCCCATCCAGCAGCTGAAATTTATATCTCCATCCTTTGGTGTAAATTCTATTATATTTTCTCCAGAATTTAAAGTTTTTTGTATATTAAGTGATGGGACTACTACTGCATTATTACAAGAATTTATTTGATTTCCTGTAATAATCCATTTAACAGGTATACCTTTTTGAACATAAAAGGCATTAGGAGTATAACCGTTATTATCAGCAGTCATTCTTATTACTTGAACTCCATTTTCAACAGTTGCTTTTCCTATTTTGGCTTGTGCTGCTTGTGCACCATTTCCTGAAATACTTTGTGTTAATTCATTAACACCTGGAACTCCAACTCCTGCAAGGGCAAGACCTCTATTACCCATTATTATTCCAAGTATTATTACTAAAATTCCACTAAACTTTAGAAGTTGTTTTGTATAACCTTTACTTAGCAAACCCGATATTACTCCAAAAACAAGCATCAAAGGAACGGTTCCTAATGAAAATAAAAACATTGATATAGCTCCTGCTGCTGCACTACCAGTACCTAATGCATAAAGTTGCATTGTTTGTAATGGACCACAAGGCATTAATCCATTTAATATTCCAACCAAGAAAGGAGATTTCGGTTGACTTTTTATTTTACATGCTGACCATGGCAATTTAATATTAAACTTTCTAAATAAAGAGAATCCAGTCATATTTAACCCCATTATCACCATAAATACTCCGGCAAATATTTGAAGACCAGCTTTTACATTAAGTGATAATGATAGCACTGACCCCAAAGCCCCTACAACTCCACCTATTATTGTGTAGGAAGTAACTCTTCCAGAATTATATAAAATTGCAGGTATTAAGGCCTTAAATTTGTTCTGATTTTCATTTACAATACTATTTTTTGATAAACTTTGTGTAAGCACTATGCCACCACACATACCAACACAATGTATTGATGTAAGCATACCAACAACAAACAATACCACATAAGATGCATTATTTAACTTAGCACTCATATCAAAACCTGATGTTGAGTTACCAAGAAGAAATATAGCAGCAGCTATAACTAAAAATCCTGCAAATTTAATACTACTCGAATTTTTTGTACTATACCCTGCTTTATTGATAACCTCCATTAATTGTTCCTTAGAGCAAATGGTACTATCATATTCAACAATCACCTGCTGAGCATTATAGCTAGCCATTGTATTTACAACTCCATTAACCTTCTTTAAGGCTTTTTCCACTCTGTTTTCACAAGATGTACATGTCATATCATATACTTTAATTATCTCTCTTTTAATACTCATATTATCCTCCACTAAATTAATGTAATTTATTTTAATAATAAATTTAAACATAACTAATCTTTACATATTACAATGCTCAATTAATATTGATTTCCTTCAGAAATCTTTATGTTTTGAATAATTATTTTTGCAACATATATATTGCAATAGCAATTCCCCATTATTAATCCAAGAAATCTCAAAAGGATTTCTTGATTAATAGCAATTTACAATTAAACATTAACAATTGAATATATATATATTATAAGAAAAAGTTATGAAGATTTTATGAGGATACAATGAAAAATAAACAGGAAACTATTCTAAATAAAATTAAACCCAAAAATCAAGACATCTCTTACCTTGATTTTTAGGTTTAATATATTTTAATATCTAACATTTAATTTTTTAAGCACATGAAAATAAAAAGTTATTTTGAAGCTCTCTTTAACAATTGTTCATTGCAACGGCCTATAAATAGTGGAACACTTTCAATATCAACCTCACTATTCTCAAGTCCAAACCATTTTGTTGGAGAAACAGTAATTCTTTTTATAAATAGCTTAGCTCTATATATGATTTCTTCCCTAAAACTTAATCCTGATTCATATGAAAGCTGTTCTACAATTATACTAAAACGAAAATCGCCAACTTTTCTATCAGGCATTATAGTGTAATTTCTAGATTGAATATCTATTTCTCCACTTTTAACTAACTCAGTTGAAATCTGACGTAAATATACATTTAATCTTTGATCTACTCTGAAGCCAAGTTTTAATTTAACTTTTACAATATATGATGTTCCAAAAGTTTCTACTTCATATTCTGCATCATAAGGATTGTCAGTTACAACAATATTAACAAACCAATACACATCTGCTCTCTTAGGTCTTTTATCTAAAATAGAGTACATTACATTTCTTTCAATTTTCTGAGCATATTCTGAATTAGTTAAATATACAAGATTTGTTGCATATTTAGGTCTATCAGAATCTTGACGTAAAAGATTCAATTGTTCTTTAAAATCTTGAATTTTAACATATCTTAACAAACGAATCTTAATATAATGACCTTGAATCCATATATACATAAGAGATAAAATTGATAAAGCAATTAAAACAGCTACATATCCACCATGCATAAACTTAGCAGCATTTGCAATAAAGAAAGAAACTTCAAATAACCCGAAGAAAACTAGTATACTAATAGCAATAGCAGGTGAAATCTTTTGTTTTAATAAGTAATTAAACAACAAGATAGTTGTCATTAACATAGTAACTGTAATTGATAATCCATAGGCTCCTTCCATATGTTCAGAACTTCTAAAATATAGAATAAGTCCAATACATATAATCCATAGAGATTTATTAACTGAAGGAATATATAATTGTCCTTTAGATCTAGATGGATACATTATATGTAATCTAGGGAATAAATTTAATTTAATTGCTTCTGAAACAAGAGTAAAAGATCCTGAAATCAATGCTTGAGAAGCAATAATTGTAGCCAAGGTTGAAATTATTATACTACAAATCAAAAAGCTATGTGGAACCATTTGAAAAAACGGATTTAAATCATCTAAATTTGTATACATTGGATTTTTTCTAGCAGATAACACCCATGCTCCTTGACCAAAATAATTTAATAATAAACATACTTTAACATAAGGCCAAGAGGCATAGATATTCTTCTTACCTGCATGTCCAAGGTCAGAATAAAGAGCTTCTGCACCTGTTGTTGCTAAAAATACGCTGCCGAGAATAAAAAATCCTGCTTTATTCTCACTACTAAAAAGAATATTGATTGCATAGTATGGAGACAATGCACGTAATAAAGTCCAATCATGAAAAATATTCATAATCCCTAATATTGCCAACATTGAAAACCAAATAAACATTACTGGCCCAAACATTTTTCCAATTAAATCAGTTCCAAAATGTTGAATAAAAAATAGTATACTTAGTATTACTATTACAATTATAATAATAATATCTTGATCGTTACCAAAAATAGCATTGAAACTTGGAATAAGCTTTAAACCTTCAATTGCTGAAGTTACAGATACAACAGGGGTTAACATCCCATCAGCAAGTAAGGCTGCACCACCAAGCATTGCTGGAATAATAAGCCACTTTGCACGATTACGAACTAGAGTAAAAAGAGAGAAAATCCCACCTTCACCTTTGTTGTCTGCCCTTAAAGTAATTAAAACATATTTTATTGTTGTTAAAATAGTTATTGTCCAAAAAATTAGTGATAAAGATCCAAGGATAAAGTTTTCAGATATATTTTCCAAACCACCGTTACCTTGAATAATTGATTTCATTACATAAAGAGGCGAAGTTCCAATATCTCCATAAACTACACCTAGTGCAATTAATATTCCTCCTAGGCTTAGTTTAGTGACATCATTATGTTTTTTAGCTGCTTTCATATTAATCTTCCTTTGCAATAAATATAAATACACATATATTATGTCTTATGTTTTAACCATAAGACTTGTAGTGCCATTGTCGAAACATATTAGGAACATGAAAAAAATAATATACCAAAGATGTAATGTATACTTTTGAACCTTGTATGAGATTAAATATATCCAATCACTCTAATACAAGCCATTTTTCCATTATATCCTCCTCATTTCTAATAAGTAAAGCGATCAAAAATGTCAAAATACTTGTTTATTTGCGTTTCTCTTCAATTGTAAAGGATTTAATACAAAAACTCTCTAATAACCGAAATTTTAAAAAACGTTGTTGCCCTAATTATTTTTACTTAAATATACACCTTTAAAAAGAGTAGCTATGCACTTATAAAAAGAGCAGCTATGCTGCAATTAAGAACTTCCCTGCAACATCGGAACTTATATTGGTAATTTTTTTACTTATTTTTTTATTATCACGAAACCTAATTATTTTTACTTAAACATACAGTAAAAGTAGTTTCTTTATTTTCTCTGCTCTCTACATCTATTGTTGCAGTATGTAACGACAATATTTTCTTTACGAGAGTAAGCCCAATTCCACTTCCTTCAATTTTATGCCTGCTTTTATCTCCACGATACATTCTTTCAAAAACATAAGGCAAATCTTCTTTTTTAATTCCAATTCCATTATCCTTAATTTCAATAATCACGTAATCTGCATCGCTGCTGATATTAATCCATACTGTCCCATCTACCTTGTTAAACTTAATTCCATTTGAAATAAGATTTATAAATACTTGTTTTAATTTATCATAATCACCTAAAACCACAAAATCTCTATCTTCATCTTCATTAATAAACAATTTTACATTTTTTTCAGCAGCAGCAATAGAGAAATCTTCTATTACTGATGAAAGTAGTTCGTTTATATTGACTAGTCCTAATTTAAGTATTATTTCATCAGATTCTACTTGTTTTAGTGAATTTAAATTATTTAAAAGTTTTCCGAATCTTATTACTTCATCATTAAGATTATTAAGCTTATCAGTAGTTATAGGTACAATTCCATCTATCATTGCTTCTAAATTATTCTGCAATACATTTAATGGAGTTCTAATTTCATGGGATATATCAGATACTAGTCTTTTTCTAAGTAAATCCTGATTATTTAGTTTCTCTCCTAGAGAATTTATACTCTCAGTTAAATTCCGAATTTCTTCAATGCTGCTTTTTACATTTGATCTAGAATTATAATTTCCTTTGGATAAACTCACAGAAGTTTTTGAAACTGCTTTTATAGGTTCAGTAAATTGCTTTGATAATATTAAACTTATTACTCCTACTATTATTAATGTTAATATACCACTAAATACTATCCCCTTATTAATTTGTCCTTTGAAACTTATATCTTCTTGAGATAGTAAAACAGGTGAGTATTGGCCAACTATAATATATCCTACAATTTTGTCATTTACATTTATATCAAAAATATTGGAAGTATACACTCCTGTTTCTTCTTTACCGTTTACCATCATATGATTTTTATTTTGTATATCTTCATGGTTCATTTCCCATACAACTTTTCTATTTTCATCTAAAAGACTTAAACAGTAATTACTCATATACGCTTCATGCATCATTTCTTCACCAGAGGTTAAACTCCAGCTTCCATCATTTTTATAGACCTGTTGAAAATATTCTACTAACCTTGCATTTCTTTTAGTTTGAATATCCTCCATATATTTATTGAAGGTATTTGTTATTGTTGTATTTATAATTAAAACAGATAAAAGTACTGAAACTACTGAACAAAAAATAAGTATAAAACTTAATCGTCCCCTAATACTCTGCTTCATATTTCATCACCAAATTTATATCCGATTTTTGTAACAGTAGCTATATATCTTGGTGCTTTGGTATCTTCCTCAATTTTCTTACGTAAATTTTTGATATGAACATCTATCCCCCTATCTGAGCCATCAAAATCAATACCAAAAGCTCTTTCTATTATTGCTTCTCTTGTAAATACTTTTCCTTTATTTGAAGCTAAAACATATAATATATCAAATTCATTTGGAGTTAAATTAATTTCTTCGCCATTTAATTTAACAGATCTTTTATCAATATCAATTATTAATTTATTATTATCAAAGGAAAGAATATTCTCTTTGTTATCCCCTAACCTTCTAAATAATGCATTAACACGGGCAGTAAGCTCTCTTGGACTTAAAGGTTTAGTTAAATACTCATCAGCTCCAATATTTAATCCTTCTATTTTATCACTTAACGTACTTTTTGCAGTTAGCATAAAAATATACACATCTGATATTTTTCTTAGTATTTTGCAAACTTCCTCCCCATCAATATCTGGCAACATTAAATCTAAAATTACAAGATCAATTCTCTCTTTTCTAAAAATTTCAATTCCATCTAACCCATTTT
The window above is part of the Clostridium saccharoperbutylacetonicum N1-4(HMT) genome. Proteins encoded here:
- a CDS encoding sulfite exporter TauE/SafE family protein, whose amino-acid sequence is MSIKREIIKVYDMTCTSCENRVEKALKKVNGVVNTMASYNAQQVIVEYDSTICSKEQLMEVINKAGYSTKNSSSIKFAGFLVIAAAIFLLGNSTSGFDMSAKLNNASYVVLFVVGMLTSIHCVGMCGGIVLTQSLSKNSIVNENQNKFKALIPAILYNSGRVTSYTIIGGVVGALGSVLSLSLNVKAGLQIFAGVFMVIMGLNMTGFSLFRKFNIKLPWSACKIKSQPKSPFLVGILNGLMPCGPLQTMQLYALGTGSAAAGAISMFLFSLGTVPLMLVFGVISGLLSKGYTKQLLKFSGILVIILGIIMGNRGLALAGVGVPGVNELTQSISGNGAQAAQAKIGKATVENGVQVIRMTADNNGYTPNAFYVQKGIPVKWIITGNQINSCNNAVVVPSLNIQKTLNSGENIIEFTPKDGDINFSCWMGMIRGVIKVTDNLDSVDTSKADSSIPTPSSGMSCCTGGTGAATAVQQSQSIYGNDLSKVPTDRLVKKANISGNIQSLNIKGTGYEFEPLVVVLEKGIQTNLVIDLNSFDKADGNFTIVNADTGDQISSFSGKKGITNVGFKIDKSGTYLIIKDNVAAIAIEVTDSLKTVNLEEVRKKLING
- a CDS encoding KUP/HAK/KT family potassium transporter, whose amino-acid sequence is MKAAKKHNDVTKLSLGGILIALGVVYGDIGTSPLYVMKSIIQGNGGLENISENFILGSLSLIFWTITILTTIKYVLITLRADNKGEGGIFSLFTLVRNRAKWLIIPAMLGGAALLADGMLTPVVSVTSAIEGLKLIPSFNAIFGNDQDIIIIIVIVILSILFFIQHFGTDLIGKMFGPVMFIWFSMLAILGIMNIFHDWTLLRALSPYYAINILFSSENKAGFFILGSVFLATTGAEALYSDLGHAGKKNIYASWPYVKVCLLLNYFGQGAWVLSARKNPMYTNLDDLNPFFQMVPHSFLICSIIISTLATIIASQALISGSFTLVSEAIKLNLFPRLHIMYPSRSKGQLYIPSVNKSLWIICIGLILYFRSSEHMEGAYGLSITVTMLMTTILLFNYLLKQKISPAIAISILVFFGLFEVSFFIANAAKFMHGGYVAVLIALSILSLMYIWIQGHYIKIRLLRYVKIQDFKEQLNLLRQDSDRPKYATNLVYLTNSEYAQKIERNVMYSILDKRPKRADVYWFVNIVVTDNPYDAEYEVETFGTSYIVKVKLKLGFRVDQRLNVYLRQISTELVKSGEIDIQSRNYTIMPDRKVGDFRFSIIVEQLSYESGLSFREEIIYRAKLFIKRITVSPTKWFGLENSEVDIESVPLFIGRCNEQLLKRASK
- a CDS encoding sensor histidine kinase, translated to MKQSIRGRLSFILIFCSVVSVLLSVLIINTTITNTFNKYMEDIQTKRNARLVEYFQQVYKNDGSWSLTSGEEMMHEAYMSNYCLSLLDENRKVVWEMNHEDIQNKNHMMVNGKEETGVYTSNIFDINVNDKIVGYIIVGQYSPVLLSQEDISFKGQINKGIVFSGILTLIIVGVISLILSKQFTEPIKAVSKTSVSLSKGNYNSRSNVKSSIEEIRNLTESINSLGEKLNNQDLLRKRLVSDISHEIRTPLNVLQNNLEAMIDGIVPITTDKLNNLNDEVIRFGKLLNNLNSLKQVESDEIILKLGLVNINELLSSVIEDFSIAAAEKNVKLFINEDEDRDFVVLGDYDKLKQVFINLISNGIKFNKVDGTVWINISSDADYVIIEIKDNGIGIKKEDLPYVFERMYRGDKSRHKIEGSGIGLTLVKKILSLHTATIDVESRENKETTFTVCLSKNN
- a CDS encoding response regulator transcription factor, coding for MSNILIIEDEKSVSDVLKAYLEKEEYGVFTTENGLDGIEIFRKERIDLVILDLMLPDIDGEEVCKILRKISDVYIFMLTAKSTLSDKIEGLNIGADEYLTKPLSPRELTARVNALFRRLGDNKENILSFDNNKLIIDIDKRSVKLNGEEINLTPNEFDILYVLASNKGKVFTREAIIERAFGIDFDGSDRGIDVHIKNLRKKIEEDTKAPRYIATVTKIGYKFGDEI